The genomic DNA tttgcattgagagatgattttatggaaagtaccccatgccaatctctaggtatggtgaaggggatgtgatgatgtggggctattttaattccaaaggccaagggaactttatcaggatgcatccatgaaataactggcctttaaaaatacaaatctgcctTCCTccatgggaatttaacataggggtgtacttacttatgccccctgtattttaaggaagaacatttatttatttacgatacatttttaattcacaaagaaaatttgtgtccttaaaggttggatttttcctcatttttttaattaaggcattaagatcaatttgccaAAGATGATttgtttattcctctttttagtcaactttagcatagGTGTCCTAattttgttcacatgactgtatatgaaaataaaaacgtaCATCATTACCATTTGCATAGGCtgggttgtttgtgtgtgtgaatataaaTGTCAGTTGTTACTCTCACATGCAATGAAAAAgcgctgccatcagtctgtgtgCCGAAAGAAGGATGTCTACTGACGGGCGCCGGagagaaagatgttttttttttttaagattatttttggggcattttaggcttttattgacaggacagctgaagagatgaaaggggagagagagggggaatgacatgcagtaaagggccgcagattggagtcgaaccccgggccagctgcgttgaggagtaaacctctatatatgggcgcgcgctctaccaactAAGCTATCCGGGGGCCCGAGAAAGATGTTTTTAAGGGTCTCTGCGTGTCCAGCTCACGtttgtaacgttagcttctaACTGAATCTCTTTTTCTAGCCATTTTAAGTCACTGCTAAGTGATATCACACAGTCATGAATTCGGGGACGTTTTATGAAACTAAAATTAAGGTTATTGTATTCTGGCGGCTGCCTTTTCCAGGCAAATGCGGGACCAGAGCTCCAGACAGCCATAAGGGCAGGCAGCActggaacaaaaacacagaaacatcacCAACAGTATGATGAATCTCAATGCGTCCTGGGTGCATTCACACCTGTACTTCGAACTGTCCATTGATCGGATCACTCAGGAcggattttaataccaggtggAAACGTTTCTGACTCTTAGCTTAATAAAGCGTTTTAAGGTATTTGAACTCATTGTTTCGATTTTCCGACCAGCAACCCTTCTCAGTGTCATTTCCAGAAGCAGCAGGCAGCGGTTTTCAGCCAAAAAAACTCTGATTAACCCACTATAGGcctacactacctgcccagcaccaaacaacagacaacaaaGTGGAGCATTCAGCAGCTAAACAGATATTTCCTTCAGGAGTCAGTGGAGACCAAAAGCtaaaaaaagagtaaatattggacttgaATTCATCAGGTGGCTGTGAATATGATGTTTGAAATGACTGTGTAGGTAACTTGTTTGCTAACACATTAGCATTAACAACTTATTGAGCTAACAAGCTAGCAGTGGCTGTGTCTGTTGGCTTGTTTTTCTGGCCCCTAGTGGCCAAAATTCCTTCATTTTTATCAGAGCTGAACTTGAGCTACAAATTTGTTTCACCACAAATCTGTACCTTTATCAATTCCAGGCGATGGTCTTCAGGGTTCAGAGCTAGACGCCCGCCAGTCGTTCTCCAAGGTTCCCCGACGTCTGACTGAGGTCAGGCTGGTTCTCCTGGGCGAGCGTGAAACAGGAAAGAGCTCTGCCGGGAATACCATCCTGGGCAAAATGGGCTCCTTTCAGGCCGGGGCAGTGACAGAGGAGTGCGTCTGTCAGCAAGCGGAGGTGGCCATGCGGCTGGTGACGGTGGTGGACACTCCCGGCTGGGAGGGAGGTGTGGCGGGGGCCACACCTGAGAGGGTGAAGAGGGAGATTGTCAGCAGCGTGGCCTTGTGTCCTCCAGGGCCCCACGCGCTCCTGCTGAGTTTGAGGGTGGATACACTGGTGAGGGTAGCACATGTGAGGGAACATCTGGAGCTTCTGGGCGAGGGTGTATGGAGACACACAATATTGCTGTTCACCCACGGGGATCAGCTTCGGGAGGGGGTGGATATCGAGCAGCACATCCAGGGTGGGGGCAGGGATCTCCAGTGGCTGCTGGAGAAGTGCAGGGGCAGGTACCACGTCGTCAGCAGCCtagatggaggaggaagaggaagtgaaGGCTCCATTAAGGTGACAGAGCTCCTGCAGAAGGTAGAAAAGATGGCGGCGGTGAACAGGTGTGAGGCTTTCTCCGGCCTAGTTCAGGAGGTTATAGATCTGAGCCGCCACAGGAACGAGAAGTTCAACCAGCGGCTGAAGGACATGGGAGATAAAATGCTTCGCCAGGAGGACGAGTTAAAAAATATTAGAGACAGGGAGATTAAAAGAATCGGGTGGTTTTttgagaggaagaagaaggggaAATCACCCGGAAAAGCCGACTTTcaaagggaagaagaggaggaagagaacaGGAGGATGGGAGAAAGGAAGAATGATGGGGAAGTTGAGGGGGAGCTGGAGGAGAGGATGCGATGGCTAACAGaggataaagagagagaaattcAGGATCTGAGCATAGAAAATGAGAGAATCCACGTGGCGCTAACCCAGAGCAGACGGGAAAGGGACGAGACGATGCTCAGGCtggagctaaaagagagagagatggaggagctgAAAGAAAGAATTGATGAGCAGCAACTGAAGCTGCTGGACCTTGAGCGTGCTGGTGTAGCAAATGAACATGAGAGAAAACAGAGGGAGGATACCATCAAAGCAAAGAAGCAAGAGTGGTTGAGTGAGGTTAAGAAATTGGAAGACAACATAGAGCtgcagaagaaagagaaagcagAGTGGATGGAAAAAGTTGATTCTTTAAAAGCAGAAATGGACGAGACTAAAAGACATATTGATGATATGCTCGAGAGAAAAGAACAAGAAAGAAACAGGGTGGTGGCAGAGATGGAAGAAAAACTTAAAGAGATGGAAGTCAAACTGcttgaaaaagacaaagagcTGGAAAAAACTAGGAAGAATGCCTCAGAGGAAAAGCAGATAGCTCACGCTATCATAAAACAGTGTGAAGAAGATACGGAAAGGAAAGTTGAAGAAATTAAATCACAACATAGGAAAGAGATGCATGAGAAAGAGGCAGATATACAAGGCATACAACTGCAGCATCAGGAAGAGATGGCCAGAAAAATcagagaaatagaaaaaatgaTGGAGACAATGAAAGTTCAACACCAAGAAGAAATTGATCAAAAGTTTAAAGACAATGCAGAAGATATGGAAAGAGTCAAACGGCAGCATGACAATGAAATAAAGGAAACAcagcaagaaaaacaaagaaagattgCAGAGCTGAAAGAGCAGTTTGCAAAAGAAACAGAGGAACAAATGCaagtaaaaaagagagagatagcAGAGTTAACAGAAGGAAAAATgctggaaaatgaaaaagagaaggaaatgaTTCATCTTACCTACAAAAAAGACATGGCACAGATGAtgcgagagaaagaaaaagaggtagACGTGTTAAAACTGCAGCATCAGGAAGAAATGGcaagaaaaatgaatgaaatggaaaaactaatgGAGACGAGGAGAGTGGAACACAAGGAGGAAATAGACAGAAAAGTGAAAGCGAAAGAGGAAGCTGTGGAAAGAGTCCAGCAGCAGTACAGTGGTAAAATAAGGGACTTGGAGCACCAAACACAACGGCAGATTAAAGCGCTGAAACAACAGTTTGCAGAAGAAATTGAGAAACAATTGcaggaaagacaaagacagataaGAGAGTTGGAGCAAAAGCACATCGCCCAAACAGAGGAAAAAGCGcgagaaaatgaaaaacagcagAAAGTGATGAATGAAAAccatgaaaaatacattttgcaacAAATGCAAGAGAGAGACCGACTAATCGAGGAGTTAAAACATCAGCACATTAATGAAATCAAAGAAACAATGCAAGAAAGtgacaaagaaaaggaaagactTGTTATGAATCTCAAGAAAGAGATGGAGCAAAGACtgcaggaaaaggaaaaagagatagaTGAGATCAAAgtaaatgtgaaagaaatgaaGGAACAGCTGCAacaaaaggaagagaaagaacTCGATAATTTAAATTACAAGCAAGAAATGGAGCAAAgactgagagaaaaagaaaaagaaattgaggGGATGAAGCTCAATGTcaaagaaatgaatgaaaagctGCAACAAAACGAAGAGAAAGAAATTGATCATTTAAAGGACAAGAAAGGCATGGAGCAAAGACTggaggaaagacaaagagaaacagatgtgataaaagaacatttaaatgaaCTTTTAAACCACAAGAGACAGATGGAGCAAAAACtccaagaaaaagaaagaatgatAGAAAAATTGGATCAGCATGTAAAGGATGTTGACGAAATCCTGCGGAGAAAGGAAGACGAGAGAGGAGAAATTATTCTCAATCaaaagaaagaggcagagcagcGACTGCAAGACAGAGAACGAGAGATGGAGGAGATGAAACGGCAGCTTTTAAACGACACGGAgagaaaactaaaagaaaaggaaactgaGATTGAAAGTGTTAAACAACAGGCCGACTCCAGGGAGatgggatggagggaagagCAGAGGAAGAAGGACGAGAAAGGAGAAACCGAGTTGAACCGACTGTTAAAAATCAttgacaacaaaacaaatgaaatagcacaagcGGAATGCCTTcttgcagagagagacagtgagaatgACGAGGCAAAAAAGACATGTGCCAACTACTTGAAAGAAATTGAAGAGCTGAAAGAAAGCATTAAAAACCAAACATCCAGTATCATCGAAATACAGCAGCGTCATGCAGagcaggacagaaaaaaagatgctgAAATGATGACAAAACTTCAGGAGAAAGAAGAactgaagcagagagagagagaacacgaGAAAGAGACCATCCAACTGAGGCTAACAATCGAGCAGACAAAGTCCGAGCTGAAGGAGCTCATCAACAAGATGGACATGGAGATGACGAGCATGATTCAGAATTATGAAAAGGAGATTGCGGGAAGGAACGAGAGCATGGAATCCATGGCAAAGGAGAAGGAGTGCGCTATAAGTCGTTCGGAGGAAGCCACAGAGAAATATGAGGAATGTCGGAGGAGAGTTGAGGAGCTGCAGGAGCAAAATGAGAAGCTGAGAAAAGAGACGGACAACCTCAAAATAAAGTGCGAGGAGCTGAAGACGGAGAGCGAAGAAGAAGTTAGAAAACATCTCAGGGGATATGAACAGCAGGTGAAGAGCACAGAGGCAGAGATCGGGGGATTAAAGGAGGCGAATGACAAACTACAGGTAGCGATGGCAAGGATGAAAGAGAGAGTGGGTGAGGCAGAAAGGcagatgaatgagatgagagtGCATGTCCAGAAAGAAAGTGAGTTTAGAACGAAGGTTGAGGAATTCttaaaaagggaaaaagaaGTAGAGGAAAGGGAGCAGGATCTGAATAGAAACAAAGAAGAGTTGAGCAAACGAGGACATGAACTCGATGCAAAAGAGCAGGAGCTTGTTGAAAAAGAGGTAAAGTTGGAAAGCAAGGAAGAACAACTTAGCAAATGGGaagaaaggcaacaaaaagagcaggaagaaaaagataaatgtgAGCATGATGTGAGTATGAGAGTGGAAAATATCAAGAAAAAGGAACAGGAGCTAGAGAGCTTGCTAAGAGCTCTGGAAGGCAAACAGAAAGAGCTAAACTATCACGGTCAAGATCTTCAGGAGAAGGTAAAAGGGCAGAGAGATCACGGGAAGGAGCTGAAAGACAGGGAGTATTACCTAAGAAATGAAGAACAGGAGTTGCTCAACTGGAAGACAGAGTTGCAAATGCAAAATGAGCGTGTAAACTCTACAACGCAGCAGTTAGATGAGATGGGGAGAGACTTGGCTCTGCTGAAGGAAGAACTTCACAACAAAGAGAACAACTTAAAGGTGTTACTTAAGAAATTGGGAAAATGGGAACAGAATCTTAAAGAACGGGAAGAAGGGTTGCTCAAAAGAGAGAATGGAGAATATGAGGTTGGTTACAATGTGGGAGTCCATGAGGGGAATTCTTTCGATCTGACAGCTGCAGTTGAGAGCTCAGAAGACGACTTGCATTTAATGTACCGAGATGTCAGTGAGAGAAGGgaagaaggaagaggaagagagtcaggaagaggagaaaaggaTAGGGAGGATCAGAGGATGAAAACAGCATCGTCGGCTGCAGAGAGCAATAACTGTCACCTTGAAACACTAAAAGAGATGGAGATGGCTGAGGAAAAGGAAGagatgagaggaagaggagaggagacaaggaagaaaaaaagcagagagGATCTGAAGAGTGCAAAGGTTATTCGAGAGTTTGAGTTTTTATCTGCAAGTCAGGGTCACAGAAGCTCAAACAACAAAGATCTTCCTCGGTCGGGTTTGAGGGTGGTGGTGTTAGGGGAGTcctggtcgtctcgctcccccgcTGGTGTCACCATCCTGTGTGGACAGGCATCCAAACACGACGGGTCTACCTTCAGGCCCTGGAGAGGTCAAGTAGCCGGACGCCGACTTACAGTCGCAGAACCGCTCGGTCTGAAGTGGCGAGATGGGCCAGATCTGACCAACACAACGCAAAGGAAAAGCATTCTCGACGGCATCTCCTGGTGTCACCCTGGACCTCACGTCGTCCTCCTACTCATTCCCGCCTTCTTAACCTGCACACAGAAGTACAGGAGAGCAATAGAGGAGCACATGAGTTTGTTTGGGGAAGACATTTGGCAGCGCACGCTGGTGCTGTTCACATGGGGGGAAATGTTAGGGGAGAGCGCAGAGCAGCACATCCTGAGGAACGGGGAGCTAATGGGGCTCGTAGAGAGATGTGGGGGCAGGTATCATGTGCTTGGCAGCAAAAAAAGTCCCTCTTTGATTGAGAGATTGTTTGAGAAGATGGAGGATATGGTGACTTTGAATAGCAGAGAACTGTGACGAGACTATGAATTTATCATGTAAAAATAGTGCCTTTCATCTTACGTGAATATTTTTGAAtaaagtggtggaagaagtactccgaTGCTTTATTTACTGTAAGTCAAAGTACCAACATCACAAAGTTTTAATTAGAATTTTAAATTTTCAAATGGTCACAAGATAAATGTGGGGGGGTCGTGAGATGATTTATGGGACAggaaacaaaaagaacaaaaacttcTGCTATATTAATCCGTAttcattttttgacttttctcaAATCTTTGCTTTTTGGGTAAAAAATTTGATATTTCACTTTGAGCCTCAAGTCTAGAGGAGAATCACTCTTGCGAAATGTAACAAAAAGTCCCAACTAGACAGATTTAAAAAGATTTacaactgctgttttaatcttaaacattacattgtattttataaacgttatgttgttgtgtatttgtttttttgcgtgtgaaatcttaatctgaaaagtaagcAGTTACTAAAGctttcagataaatgtagtggagtgaaaagtaGAATAGTAcactctgagatgtagtggagtagaagtataaagaagCAGGACATGGAAATACtctagtaaagtaaaagtacttcaaAGTTGTACTGCAGTACAGCACTTGATAATTGCTGAATTTAACATCCTGCTTTCTGAATAATTCATATACATATTCATTACTTAtttattgctttaaaaaaaaaatctttaaaaattcTAAATGACCTGCAAATCCGTCTGACTGACACAGACTTGCCTGCTCCCTCCACAAGATGGGGACCTTGTGTCAGTGTAGAGACGACTCTGAGCACCAAAGTAATCAGTGTTAAATGTCACTGATGACAAGAAGTTGATGGCGAAAGTATAGTAAAGCTagtcaaaaaaaatgttttaaccgTGTTTTACAATTTTGTGTGTAAATGGCTACTTTTAAAAGGAAAGAGTACACAAAGCCTGACTAGCAGGCCTGTGCTCCATCTTGACTGGAGGCATTTAAGGAGAACCAAACCGTCTCGCAATTATAACCCCAGGGAGCCTGCCGCATGCTGAGAGGACTCCTGCTTTGACAAGTAAATTATGACTCTTGATGAGAGGAGTACGCCGTTTTCATAATGCAATTTTTGACAGCCAGGAAAATGCGGGTGGATACATACAACAACTTCCATCATCCATAGAGCCAGATGCAACAAccaaaaacacttgtgtgcaatCATCAGGCTAATAATTATGGAGTGTGAGTGCTGGTCTGTATCTAACATGgcagcaatgtttttttaatctgtccaTTCAATGTGAGCTGCCTTTGGAGGCAAATGAGAGGGTGTTGTGTCAAGATGGATCTCCTGCTTCTTTGATCATCCCTGCAGGGTGTGACTGTTTTCAAAGCATCTGtggataaatgaaaaaaaaaaaaagttgtcaaaTTGCGGTTGATGCAGAcatcattttcatacattttagcATAATGTTTTAAACATATCAGGTATCCAGCACAAACTCAAGTCATAATATATCATTAGCAACACCCTTTTAAATGTCTAAATCCTTAGATTTACAATCACATAGCTCATTTCAACACACTAGATTTATTGATTATAAGCTTGGAGTGATTGCAGAGTGCATGATGGTTTTCTGCAAAATTCCAAGACATGGTTATTAGTGgtttagttttaaatgttttaggcTGTTTGAAGTTTTAACCTCATCAACAGTGTTGCAAGACAAAAACTTTTTGAGTACAGTACATCATAAGAAATGTATGTTGCACAGCCAAACATCAATAGATAAATAGATTTCCAGTCCTAATAATGAGCATTATTCTAATTATTCTAAAGAGAGTActatgttataaaaaaaataccaaatacCTCATTATGCAAAATTTAGAAGAAATGTGTTTAcaggacattttgggaaatatgcttatctAGCCTATGCTTatttctcatgtctgtacagtagaGCTATAACAATTCAAATTAATTGTCTTATAAagaattgcgattaacaatatcgTTTTTTCTTTCAGTCAAATATCTATTTTTCAGACAAATTAAACTGTttaatgaatcccaggatacatcttttggttatatcactgttatgcaatccagataatgtaataacacaagtaAACCATGCCTctttatcatcataaaacattgtatttgtttctaaaatgaacataaaactgATAATTACCATCAGGCAtaccccttaggaccttagctTAGCTAATGTTGGCAAATAATtatggttaaacaaagaaacagcaaTACTTACAAAACATTGCGGTTAGACAATTATGCAATTACAGGCCTACTGTACAGCacatatgaagctacagccagcagcaggtTAACATAGCTTAGCAAAGTGACTTTGGTAAATAACCCTACGTAAAACCCCAAATTGTTGCTTTTTACCCATGGTTGTTACAACCAAGATATCAGATGAAACAACCAAGATAtaaatgttaattagtgagctgtagaggtgctggtaggctagggtgaccagatttcccggaactaaaaccgggacactttgcgcgtgactCTAGCGCTCGTGCAAGTACATGCTTCGGCTtgttaacgtgaacatgtgccagcccaggtcagacatagacacagacagattagacacaattttgccaacagcacacataggcctactgctcacaacataatggggtatctcagttaatattcatgaatgttcttggtatgtagcctacatatctaagaaataatattaaaagacactgagtgagtttcgtgtaggaccaactttatttttcagaattaaagcattcttttggaaaatgcacccactgaacttgtgaaaaggtatttttcattgcatggcactaaacgaattatttggaactactgccacaggcttgaactaaagttatggtaacactttacggtaagggtacatgaattatgaattcatgcatgaattaattcatgatttgtgcattacttcattcctttatcaggaattgacatgagttcatagcctctcattcatgacctcatgtaCATGCATGaacacagttgtgttcaaatcagaatttgtgcagtgatgaccacatttttttttacagaaaaataaataatcatcatcatgcttaataaatcataattcataatgatgtgcccacgtacctaatgctttagttgtgttgttcatgtatgaggtcacgaatgacagactatgaacatgtcaattcctgatgattcatgggatattaaggaatgcagtaatacataaatcattaattacataatgcataataatacatatatcaattaattcatgcatgaattcatgacaTGTACCCttactgtaaagtgttaccagtgttattctaaccaacaacccacacacacaaatgtaatctaatttgATGTAGCAGATAGCTTCCCAATTGGAAACATTTtccaacaaaaatacatttcgtatatttgttagaggagtgaatttgctcaagaatcaatttgttggctgaaagcctactgtgaacACAGGTATCAGCAAAATGGGCCCGTGTGACGAGTAGCACCTTTAAGGTGGGAACGGTCATACGGTTCCTCTCAtcagtccatgtgttgttcatgagcgAAAAGATCTGCTCAATGGGAGCATTTGTGCCTGGTAGACACATGGCGAACTGACAAAGGAGACCTACATTTTTGAACAGAATCtccctgcttttgaaatgtGCGAACATTTCCACCGCGaacatttctttcactgtctatggttaaaatgagacagataaaaagaggcattgcaacaatgtttacaaatatacattgtaacgctggctgcacagattatgcagacgcagaccgctacgaatgactgacacacacacacattgttaaaaccATACGCTagacgctttattagtctttctttctttctttcttaatgATCGGGCTATGATAAGACCACGttggctatgtaatcgctgacaaccgggacaatttcatagtggttggtgtaaaccgggacattttatcatcccgacaggcttttgtccgggacgtctggtcaccctatggtaggcagattttgttacctttggacagagcaagTCTAACGGTTTtcccttgtttccagtctttgtgctaagctaagttatCTGGCTCCTGGCTGTAGATTCATATTTAGCTaatgcacagacatgagagtggtatcaaacATCTTCAGGAACTTAAGAAAATCATTATTAGTTTTCTTACTGAGAGTtcgatgagaagatcaataccacccTCATGTTTATGCGATAGCTAAATATGAAGCCATGCAGAAAGTTAGCTTAGCCTAGTGTAAAGATAGGTAAAAAGCTAGCTTGACTCGGTCTAAAGTAACGAAATACACCTACCAGCAACTCTGAGGCAATGATTAACACTTTATATCTTGTTCTGCACAAAAACGGTGGTTTTACCGGTGGTTAAGCTAACTGGCTTCTGGCTGTAGATTGATATTTAGCTAACACACAAActccaggaagagtagctgtgCACAGCTAATGGAGATCatataataaactaaactaaacaaagaTATGAAAGCGGTAATAATGTTCTCATCCAACCACTCTGCAAGATAGTGAATAAGCATAGTGCCCAAAATGTctaattattgttttaaaatgatgCATTAGTCCTTCAGGATATAGtatctttttatttcaaaaatacATGGTGTtctaatatttgaatattttggtTGTTGTTTGGTGTTGGAACAAGAAGTCATAGGATATGTTTAGGGATCTTAAGATACAAAACAGCATTGCCATGTTTCctttataaaaacacattcCTTAACCTAAGCTGAATGATAATGATCTAAAGGTTTATTAACACCAAGGTTAGATAATTTTAGGCATGACGATTTAACAAGTACAAGcatggaaaatgtgttttttaagtgAACTTTGATCTCAACACCCATCACgtgctttcttcttttcattcAAGGCCTTTCAGGAAACAGAAATTACCACTATATCTACAAGTTCAAAGGTGAATCCTTCCTCCATATCCACAAACAGTGAATGATAAAACCACTCTTGGGCACTCATTTCGGTTTTAGCTGACATTAGTTCAGATTGAGGCAACATGGTAACCCTAATTTATCTTTATTTGGAGCCTTTTAATGTCCTGAATGAGGCTTTTTGGGATATATGGATGGGGCCACATTTACATGCTCTACAATAGATGGAAACAG from Sander vitreus isolate 19-12246 chromosome 19, sanVit1, whole genome shotgun sequence includes the following:
- the LOC144534616 gene encoding uncharacterized protein LOC144534616 isoform X2; protein product: MDVTDENCSPVIITNGDESLQAGMDSQHSPASCSAPPALPELRLVLLGRKGAGKSAAGNTILGGVGGFESGKPTEECVKRRADVVGRKVTVVDTPGWEWYYPLNSTPNWVRRETLRSVSLCPSGPHAVLLVVRSCASVTDDYISEIEEHLEPLGKAVWEHTMLLFTRGDELGLVSMEQRILTSGPAFHRLLQKCGNRYHVLDNRSKGDGTQVKELIRKLEEMVEGKKDGSSHLEMDDTVLVGLEADGKRRARERRKKQRQMETQMQRGTIKAALMSDGLQGSELDARQSFSKVPRRLTEVRLVLLGERETGKSSAGNTILGKMGSFQAGAVTEECVCQQAEVAMRLVTVVDTPGWEGGVAGATPERVKREIVSSVALCPPGPHALLLSLRVDTLVRVAHVREHLELLGEGVWRHTILLFTHGDQLREGVDIEQHIQGGGRDLQWLLEKCRGRYHVVSSLDGGGRGSEGSIKVTELLQKVEKMAAVNRCEAFSGLVQEVIDLSRHRNEKFNQRLKDMGDKMLRQEDELKNIRDREIKRIGWFFERKKKGKSPGKADFQREEEEEENRRMGERKNDGEVEGELEERMRWLTEDKEREIQDLSIENERIHVALTQSRRERDETMLRLELKEREMEELKERIDEQQLKLLDLERAGVANEHERKQREDTIKAKKQEWLSEVKKLEDNIELQKKEKAEWMEKVDSLKAEMDETKRHIDDMLERKEQERNRVVAEMEEKLKEMEVKLLEKDKELEKTRKNASEEKQIAHAIIKQCEEDTERKVEEIKSQHRKEMHEKEADIQGIQLQHQEEMARKIREIEKMMETMKVQHQEEIDQKFKDNAEDMERVKRQHDNEIKETQQEKQRKIAELKEQFAKETEEQMQVKKREIAELTEGKMLENEKEKEMIHLTYKKDMAQMMREKEKEVDVLKLQHQEEMARKMNEMEKLMETRRVEHKEEIDRKVKAKEEAVERVQQQYSGKIRDLEHQTQRQIKALKQQFAEEIEKQLQERQRQIRELEQKHIAQTEEKARENEKQQKVMNENHEKYILQQMQERDRLIEELKHQHINEIKETMQESDKEKERLVMNLKKEMEQRLQEKEKEIDEIKVNVKEMKEQLQQKEEKELDNLNYKQEMEQRLREKEKEIEGMKLNVKEMNEKLQQNEEKEIDHLKDKKGMEQRLEERQRETDVIKEHLNELLNHKRQMEQKLQEKERMIEKLDQHVKDVDEILRRKEDERGEIILNQKKEAEQRLQDREREMEEMKRQLLNDTERKLKEKETEIESVKQQADSREMGWREEQRKKDEKGETELNRLLKIIDNKTNEIAQAECLLAERDSENDEAKKTCANYLKEIEELKESIKNQTSSIIEIQQRHAEQDRKKDAEMMTKLQEKEELKQREREHEKETIQLRLTIEQTKSELKELINKMDMEMTSMIQNYEKEIAGRNESMESMAKEKECAISRSEEATEKYEECRRRVEELQEQNEKLRKETDNLKIKCEELKTESEEEVRKHLRGYEQQVKSTEAEIGGLKEANDKLQVAMARMKERVGEAERQMNEMRVHVQKESEFRTKVEEFLKREKEVEEREQDLNRNKEELSKRGHELDAKEQELVEKEVKLESKEEQLSKWEERQQKEQEEKDKCEHDVSMRVENIKKKEQELESLLRALEGKQKELNYHGQDLQEKVKGQRDHGKELKDREYYLRNEEQELLNWKTELQMQNERVNSTTQQLDEMGRDLALLKEELHNKENNLKVLLKKLGKWEQNLKEREEGLLKRENGEYEVGYNVGVHEGNSFDLTAAVESSEDDLHLMYRDVSERREEGRGRESGRGEKDREDQRMKTASSAAESNNCHLETLKEMEMAEEKEEMRGRGEETRKKKSREDLKSAKVIREFEFLSASQGHRSSNNKDLPRSGLRVVVLGESWSSRSPAGVTILCGQASKHDGSTFRPWRGQVAGRRLTVAEPLGLKWRDGPDLTNTTQRKSILDGISWCHPGPHVVLLLIPAFLTCTQKYRRAIEEHMSLFGEDIWQRTLVLFTWGEMLGESAEQHILRNGELMGLVERCGGRYHVLGSKKSPSLIERLFEKMEDMVTLNSREL